The following coding sequences lie in one Cygnus olor isolate bCygOlo1 chromosome 8, bCygOlo1.pri.v2, whole genome shotgun sequence genomic window:
- the LOC121074117 gene encoding vitellogenin-2 yields the protein MPGRAPFTFTMRGIILALVLTLVGSQKFDIDPGFSSRKSYLYSYEGFMLNGLQERSLAKAGVRLSSKLEISGLSENTYLLKVRSPQVEEYNGVWPRDPFTRSSKITQMVSSCFSRPFKFEYSSGRIGNIYAPEDCPDTCINIVRGILNMMQITIKKSQNVYELQEAGIGGVCHTRYVIQEDRKNSRVSVTKTVDQNNCQEKVKKSVGMAYIYPCPVDTMKERLVKGTAAFSYKLKQLDSGTLITEVASQQVYQISPFSEPTGVAVMEARQQLTLLEVRSERGSAPGIPMQSYGSLRYQFPDVLPQMPLQLVKTKNPEQRIVETLQHIVLNNQQDFHDDVPQRFLELVQLCRIASADTLESIWRQVSDKPRYRRWLLSAVSASGTTEALKFIKTRIRNDELNYIQTLLTVSLAFHLMKVDEHTLPIAADLMTSSRIQRSPMLQQVACLGYSSVVNRYCSQTSACPKEALQPIHDLADEAISKGREDKMKLALKCIGNMGEPASLKRILKFLPISSSSASDIPTHVQIDAIMALRKIAWKDPRTVQGYLIQILADQSLLPEVRMMACAVIFETRPALPLITTIANVVMKESNLQVASFVYSHMKALSKSRLPYMYNISSACNIALKLLAPKLDRLSYRYSKVIRVGGYFDNYRVGVAGDVFVMNSPGTMFPSAIISKLMANSAGSVADLVEVGVRVEGLTDVIMKRNIPFAEYPTYKKIKELGKTLLGWKELPTETPLISAYLKIFGQEVAYVNINKEVLQQAMKTIVEPADRNTAMKRIANQIRNGISGQWTQPVWMGELRYIVPSCLGLPLEYGSYTTALARAAANVDGKMTPPLTGDFRPSQLLDSTMQIRSDINPSLYVHTVATMGVNTEYFQHAVEIQGKVQMRVPMKFDAKIDMKLKNIKIETNPCREETEILVGRHKAFAVSRNIGELGVEKRTSILPGDSSSNIVEEPFSPTERASRESFTMQGPDSIPSKHSHSSQEDLLHGTRRKIHKRDICIKLHRLGCQLCFFRRSRDASFIKNTYLHRLIGEHEAKIVLMPVQTDADIDKIQLEIQAGSRAASKIIHEVNSESEEEDETSPYEDIQAKLKKILGIDNVFKVANKTRHQKKRPSKKENTMLTELGTDPNAKTPSSSSSASSAVSSSSSSSASSPDHRKPVDEDDNDQVKQTRNKDTSRKSSSSSGSGRSSKSSSSSSSSSSKRSSSSSSSSKSSSSSSSKSRSSSSSSRSSKSSSSSSKGSSSSASSSSSKSVNHHSHRHHSRYLNGSSSSSSSSRSVSHHSHGHHSEHLEDGGSSSSSSSMYSKIRGGHEIYQYRFRSAHRQEFPKRKLPADQYSSTYSSTRSSCDTSRAASQPKFLGDVKTPVLAVFLNGISNNKKTGGLQLVVYADIDSIRPRMQVFVSNLTDSSKWKLCADASVLNAHKAVGYVKWGRNCQDYKVSTELVTGRFAGHPAVQVKLEWPKVPSSVRSIAEWFYNFVPGAAFMLGFSERMDKNPSRQARVVVALTSPRTCDVVIKLPDMILYEKAMRLPLPLPVGPRIPASELQPPIWNVFAEAPSAVLENLKARCSVSHNKITTFNEVQFNYTMPANCYHILAQDCSPDLKFLVMMRNAEEAMNLKAINIKLGSHEIDMHPANGQLKLLVDGVESPSTNVSLISAGASLGIHSEKQGLVLVAPAYGIDKLYFDGHTFMIQVALWMAGKTCGICGKYDAECEQEYRMPNGYLAKDAVTFGHSWILEETPCRGACKLHRSFVKLEKMVQLAGVESKCYSTEPVLRCRKGCSATQTTPVTVGFHCLPADSATSMTDKQMKFDQKSEDMQDTVDAHIACSCENEECST from the exons ATGCCTGGCAGAGCCCCATTCACCTTCACTATGAGGGGAATCATACTAGCCCTAGTGCTCACCCTTGTAG GTAGCCAGAAGTTTGACATCG ACCCGGGATTCAGTAGCAGAAAGAGTTACCTGTACAGCTATGAAGGCTTTATGTTGAATGGGCTTCAAGAAAGAAGTTTGGCAAAAGCTGGTGTGCGCTTGAGCAGCAAGCTAGAGATCAGTGGGCTATCAGAGAACACTTACCTCCTCAAG GTCCGCTCCCCACAAGTGGAGGAATACAATGGAGTCTGGCCCAGGGATCCATTCACTCGATCTTCCAAAATCACACAAATGGTCTCATCATGTTTCAGCCGGCCTTTCAAATTTGAATACAGTAGTGGACGGATCGGAAACATTTATGCCCCAGAAGACTGCCCTGATACGTGTATTAACATAGTGAGAGGAATCCTGAACATGATGCAGATAACcattaaaaaatcacagaatgtctATGAATTGCAagag GCTGGAATTGGAGGTGTTTGCCATACAAGGTATGTCATCCAGGAAGACAGGAAGAATAGCCGAGTCTCTGTTACCAAAACTGTAGACCAAAATAACTGCCAGGAGAAGGTGAAGAAGAGTGTTGGAATGGCTTACATCTATCCCTGTCCTGTCGATACGATG AAAGAAAGGCTGGTAAAGGGGACTGCGGCCTTCTCCTACAAGCTCAAGCAGTTGGACAGTGGCACCCTGATCACAGAGGTTGCGTCGCAGCAGGTGTACCAGATCTCACCATTCAGCGAACCTACTGGGGTTGCTGTCATGGAAGCAAG ACAACAGCTTACCTTGCTGGAAGTGAGAAGTGAGCGAGGGAGCGCCCCAGGCATTCCCATGCAGAGCTATGGAAGCCTTCGCTACCAGTTCCCGGATGTACTGCCACAGATGCCCCTTCAGCTAGTCAAGACAAAAAACCCCGAGCAACGG ATAGTAGAAACACTGCAGCACATAGTCCTGAATAACCAACAAGATTTCCACGATGATGTTCCACAAAGATTCCTAGAGCTTGTCCAGCTCTGCCGAATAGCAAGTGCTGACACTCTTGAGTCTATCTGGAGACAAGTTTCAGATAAACCTCGTTACAG GCGATGGCTACTGAGCGCAGTTTCTGCAAGTGGCACCACAGAAGCACTAAAATTCATTAAGACCAGAATTCGCAATGATGAACTTAACTACATTCAGACTCTTCTAACTGTTTCTTTGGCTTTCCATTTAATGAAGGTTGATGAACACACTCTTCCAATAGCAGCA GATTTAATGACCAGCTCTAGAATTCAGAGAAGTCCAATGCTTCAACAAGTTGCCTGCTTGGGATACAGTTCTGTGGTCAATAGATACTGTTCTCAGACATCAGCATGTCCTAAAGAAGCTCTTCAG CCTATCCATGACCTGGCAGATGAAGCAATCAGCAAGGGCCgtgaagacaaaatgaaattagCTCTGAAGTGCATTGGTAACATGGGAGAACCAGCCAGCTTAAAGCGCATCCTTAAGTTCCTTCCGATATCTTCATCCAGTGCTTCAGATATCCCAACCCACGTTCAGATTGATGCTATCATGGCCTTGAGAAAAATAGCTTGGAAGGACCCCAGAACT GTGCAAGGATATCTCATCCAGATCCTTGCAGACCAGTCACTTCTCCCTGAAGTGCGAATGATGGCTTGTGCTGTTATCTTTGAGACAAGGCCTGCCCTTCCTTTAATAACAACGATAGCTAATGTGGTGATGAAGGAGAGCAATTTGCAAGTGGCCAGTTTCGTGTATTCCCACATGAAGGCTTTGTCAAAGAGCAGATTACCGTATATGTACAACAT ATCTTCAGCTTGCAATATCGCCCTTAAGCTGCTGGCCCCCAAATTGGACAGGCTGAGCTATCGGTATAGCAAGGTTATTCGTGTTGGTGGTTACTTTG ATAACTATAGAGTTGGTGTTGCTGGCGATGTCTTTGTTATGAACAGCCCAGGAACAATGTTCCCATCAGCAATAATTTCCAAGTTGATGGCAAATTCTGCAGGTTCAGTGGCTGATTTGGTGGAg GTTGGCGTCCGAGTGGAAGGCCTCACAGATGTTATAATGAAGCGAAATATTCCGTTTGCTGAATATCCCACATACAAGAAGATAAAGGAGCTTGGAAAAACT CTGCTGGGATGGAAAGAGCTGCCGACAGAGACCCCCTTGATATCGGCctacttgaaaatatttggcCAAGAGGTGGCCTATGTCAACATCAATAAGGAAGTCCTGCAACAAGCTATGAAG ACGATAGTAGAACCTGCTGACAGAAACACAGCGATGAAGAGAATTGCCAACCAGATCCGCAATGGAATTTCAGGACAGTGGACACAGCCGGTGTGGATGGGAGAGCTGCGATATATTGTTCCCAGCTGCCTCGGCCTGCCGCTGGAATACGGGTCATACACCACGGCCCTGGCACGTGCTGCAGCCAACG TCGACGGAAAGATGACCCCGCCTTTAACTGGAGATTTTAGACCTTCTCAGTTGCTTGATTCCACCATGCAGATTCGGTCTGACATAAATCCAAG CTTGTACGTACATACAGTCGCAACAATGGGTGTCAACACAGAATACTTTCAACATGCTGTTGAAATTCAAGGCAAGGTCCAGATGAGAGTGCCAATGAAGTTTGATGCCAAGATAGAcatgaaattgaaaaatattaagattgAAACAAATCCATGCCGTGAGGAAACTGAGATATTGGTTGGAAG ACATAAGGCTTTTGCTGTATCAAGAAACATAGGAGAATTGGGTGTTGAAAAGAGGACCTCAATTCTCCCAGGAGATTCTTCATCAAATATCGTGGAAGAACCTTTCAGTCCAACAGAGAGAGCTTCCAGGGAAAGTTTCACAATG CAGGGGCCTGACAGCATTCCAAGTAAACATTCCCATAGCTCTCAAGAGGATCTTCTCCATGgcaccagaagaaaaatacataaacgAGACATTTGCATCAAACTGCATCGTCTTGGTtgtcagctctgctttttcagaaggTCACGAGATGCCAgtttcataaaaaatacatatttgcacAGGTTAATTGGAGAACATGAAGCTAAAATTGTTTTGATGCCAG TTCAAACAGATGCTGATATTGACAAAATTCAGCTGGAGATTCAGGCAGGATCCAGAGCAGCCTCCAAAATAATTCATGAAGTAAACTCAGAGTCTGAGGAAGAGGATGAGACATCTCCATACGAGGACATTCAAGCTAAACTGAAGAAGATTCTAGGCATTGACAATGTGTTCAAG GTTGCAAACAAAACACGACACCAGAAAAAGCGACcttctaagaaagaaaacactatgCTAACAGAGCTTGGGACAGACCCCAATGCAAAAACTCCCTCCAGCTCATCTTCTGCCTCCTCAgctgtttcctcttcttcctcatcaTCTGCTTCCTCTCCTGATCATAGAAAGCCCGTAGATGAAGATGACAATGATCAAGTAAAGCAAACTAGAAACAAAGACACAAGCcgcaagagcagcagcagtagtgGTAGTGGCaggagcagcaagagcagcagcagcagtagcagcagcagcagtaagaGAAGCAGTAgtagcagcagtagcagcaagagtagcagtagcagcagcagcaagagcaggagcagcagtagcagcagcagaagcagcaagagcagcagcagcagcagcaaaggtaGCAGTAGTAGTGctagcagcagtagcagcaagTCAGTGAATCACCACAGCCATAGGCATCACTCAAGATATCTGAAtggcagcagtagcagcagcagtagcagtAGGTCAGTGAGTCACCATAGCCATGGGCATCACTCAGAACATCTGGAAGatggcggcagcagcagcagcagcagcagcatgtatTCCAAAATACGG GGAGGTCATGAGATTTATCAGTACCGCTTTAGATCAGCACACAGACAAGAG ttcCCAAAAAGGAAACTCCCAGCTGACCAATACAGCAGCACATACTCCTCTACAAGATCCAGTTGTGACACATCCCGAGCTGCTTCCCAG CCTAAATTTCTGGGTGATGTCAAAACACCAGTGTTAGCTGTTTTCCTGAATGGCATTAGTAACAATAAGAAGACAGGAGGCCTCCAGCTCGTGGTATATGCTGATATCGATTCCATCAGGCCCCGGATGCAGGTATTTGTGTCAAACCTCACAGATTCAAGCAAGTGGAAGCTCTGTGCTGATGCTTCAGTCCTCAATGCTCACAAGGCAGTG GGTTACGTGAAGTGGGGCCGGAATTGCCAGGACTACAAGGTTTCTACTGAGCTGGTAACTGGGCGGTTTGCTGGCCACCCTGCTGTACAAGTGAAATTGGAGTGGCCTAAGGTTCCTTCAAGTGTCAGATCAATAGCAGAATG GTTTTACAATTTTGTCCCTGGGGCTGCATTTATGCTGGGGTTCTCTGAGAGAATGGACAAGAATCCTTCTCGACAAGCCAGGGTGGTCGTGGCTCTAACTTCTCCAAGGACATGTGATGTTGTTATCAAGCTTCCTGAT ATGATCCTCTATGAAAAAGCCATGAGACTTCCCCTGCCACTCCCTGTAGGTCCAAGGATACCAGcttcagagctgcagcctccaaTCTGGAATGTCTTTGCTGAAGCCCCCTCTGCAGTGCTTGAGAATTTGAAAG CTCGCTGCTCAGTTTCGCACAACAAGATCACAACCTTTAATGAAGTCCAGTTTAACTACACGATGCCAGCAAACTGCTATCACATCTTGGCTCAGGACTGTAGCCCTGACCTTAAGTTCCTGGTGATGATGAGGAATGCTGAAGAAGCTATGAACCTTAAAGCCATCAACATCAAGCTTGGCAGCCA CGAAATTGATATGCATCCTGCCAACGGACAGCTGAAACTGCTGGTGGATGGGGTTGAAAGCCCCTCAACAAATGTTTCACTCATATCTGCTG gtgcTTCTTTGGGAATCCACAGTGAAAAGCAAGGCCTTGTACTTGTTGCCCCAGCCTATGGCATTGATAAATTATACTTTGATGGACACACATTCATG attcAAGTTGCTTTATGGATGGCAGGGAAAACATGTGGAATATGTGGAAAATATGATGCAGAATGTGAACAAGAATATCGGATGCCCAATGGATATCTAGCTAAAGATGCTGTGACCTTTGGTCATTCTTGGATTTTGGAAGAAACACCTTGTAGAGGAG CTTGTAAACTGCACCGTTCATTTGTGAAGCTTGAGAAGATGGTTCAGCTTGCAGGTGTAGAGTCAAAGTGCTACTCTACAGAGCCTGTGCTACGCTGTAGGAAAGGATGCTCTGCCACCCAGACGACTCCAGTAACTGTTGGTTTCCACTGTCTTCCAGCTG ATTCGGCTACTAGCATGACTGACAAACAGATGAAATTCGACCAGAAGTCAGAGGATATGCAGGATACTGTTGATGCACACATAGCATGTTCATGTGAGAATGAAGAGTGCAGTACATGA